Part of the Rana temporaria chromosome 11, aRanTem1.1, whole genome shotgun sequence genome, gagcgtatcatttttattttttgggtggggttcccacacttttttccccaggacttgacccctggttaagGCGCATGGTGTGATTATTTGAAAAGAGTCGTAGTGATCCACAAGCTCTTCTTACTTATCACTACAAGGCATTGTGAAGAAATATTTGACTTTATATCATTTGTGCACTCTTTTTGAACTGTTTATAACACATTAATTTGTCTTGATGAAAATTATTACACGTTTCTTGTGTTTTGGGTAGTCTCACTCATAGCactatactattattatttttttattctagagaCAATAGTCTCTACTATAAAAATGAGGGGTGTTGAGGCGCTTGCTACTTAACAATAATTAATAGTTAATAAAGTGCTATGTGCAATCAATAGTGCAATGCTTTTTGTGCATAAATATTCGGTGAATAAACACACAATATAGGCAATGTAGGTGTCTGCTGTCTgcaactgtaaggccccatacacacgatagaatttatccgcgaatacggtccagcggaccgtttccgcagataaatcctctcgtggatttcggcagattttcatgcgatggtgtgtacacactatcgcattgaaatccgcgccgaaatcctctggcgatgacgtgtcgcgccgtcgccacgattatgaggcggcgacgtgcgcgacgctgtcatataaggaattccacgcatgcgtcaaatcattacgacgcatgcgggggatcccttcggacggatggattcggtgagtctgtacagaccagcggatccatccgttgggatggattccagcagatggatttgttgtgcatgtcagcgaatatccgatctgctggaatccatcccaggggagatatatccgcggataaagatccgctggcgtgtacacaccataggatctatccgctgaaacccatttgctgggatttatctgcggatggattctatggtgtgtatggggcctgagtctcTGTGCAAAAACAACTTTTAAACAGGCCTTTTTTAAATCCACACTGGCAGCGGCTTAACAACCTTTACCATGGACGGATGGCTCCCAGCTTTTATTCTCCAAAACAGCAGTGGAAGGTTAAAAATATTTCTCTTGCATACATTCATTCATTTTCTTCAAGTATGATTTGTTTGCCTTGCTCTGCATTGGTGCAGCACCTTCTGGCCAGAAAAATACTTTGACTGCACCGAGCTCTATTGGATGCAGGTTGCAGAGCAGTATACTGAGTGTGTTTTGGAGAATAAAAGCTGGGAGCCATCCGTCCATGGTAAAGGTTGTTAAGTCGCTGCCAGTGTGGATTTAAAGAGGCCTGTTTAAAAGTTAGCTAAGAGTCATCCATCTATGGTAAAGGTTACACTGCTATTCAGGAGCCGCTGCCAGTGTGGATTTATAGAGGCTTGATTACAAGCCAgctaaggtgagaggctgggggaaacagGGTCACCTGGATTGGagcaccttaggccccgtacacacgaccggatctgtccgttaggatttatccgcggatcagttccagcagacaaatccggtcgtgtgtacggcctagcggacatttttcggcggacatttgtccagccgactgtttttcaagtggataaaaatttcttagcatgctaagaaatctatccgctggaaacctgtccgtctgacttatccggtcgtctgtacagactcaccggataagtccgaccgatccccatccctcgcatgcgtcgaagtgattcgacgcatgcgtggaagtatttaccttccagggtcgcgcacgtcgccgcgtcatcgtcgccgcgacggcgcggacacgtcaccgcgtatgttttccgtggggattttgatctgatggtgtgtacagcccatcagataaaaatccggagcagaaatgtccgatggaaacggtccggcggaccgttttcatcggatatccgctcgtgtgtacagggcctaacacgtGTGAATTGTTGTTGATTGGAGCACCATACACTTTAGGAATTGCAGTGGACGTTGGAATAGTGTGTTGTTTAACAGTCATAGTGTGACAGAGCATAATTggttcagtcgatcatactgtatGATTGGTTCTGAAAAATAGTGTAAATCAACATGAATACGTTTCtttcagaaataaaatatttaggaaagcccaatataaattaatgttcttttgcaaaattaaaatgGTTATGATTGAAAGTGTAGTAAGAAGAAAAATACAGTAATCTGGTAAGATTGTTGCTTttacaaaatgtaatttagtcATGGGATAAAGAGGGTTCAACTAAGAAAgtagattggattaattatatttactataaccaacagaggtttgttaactaaACAGGGATGCACTGTCTTTGCGGCTGGACACTGAAGGAAGCAGACTGTTCCTCTTTTTCTGCATGCTTTCACAATTTGGGTCAGAGGCAGTTTTAGGTTGCcctggagttgtgccaggggATATCCATTTCAGTTCGTATTCCAATCCtcacctgagggccctcctggaaTGTGGAATGTGTTGGAAACtttgtgttggtgcagacatttattttttccagataactcttcaaggagaacccctgagacgaacgtaaggaacagtaaggtaacggtagGCCCAAATCTaagccagcagctccttcgggggtagtgctacacaatctTTATATTTCATTCACAGCATGTTTTCTTCTTTATCGGTTCACTGTCTTAAAAGTTTGGCATAAAAAggaatttttaaatatatatttttttcacaaaaactgtaatgGGATTTGTTGCTGTAGCCAACATTACAGTtctagtttttcttttttccatttaaacttttattatttcagatgGAAGGATTCGGCTTCAGCGGAGTGACAGAGATAGTGAATGAGATGTATAAGATCCCTGTGTTGATATCCAAGGGCATGTTCCAGCTCTATTCCAGTCACATGGAGATCCTGGCTGTAGTTGGAGGGTGTTTCATCATATGGAATGTTTCCAGATTTCTTCACTTCTGGTATTCAATGATACAGCAATATGCCATTCCTTGTTTTCTAAGCAGGACCAAGCATATCAGACAGTATGGAGAATGGGCTATAGTTACTGGTGAGTCAGAAGATCTGAAATATAAAAGCATGTAACTGaattatgttttatttcttaCTTGTATTTGTTGACATAAGATGGTGACCTGTTAACAGTCTTTCTGCATTGCTGAGACACAACAGTGGTGCCAAGGACACTTGAACCCTGCGTGCAGCCTCCTGAGAAATGTCTGTAGTATGCTAGGAAGTCTTCAGTGACTTCTCTGATATAAACAACTTTCAATACATTTTCTAGCATCTGGCCTGGATGAAGCCTCACCTCAGAGGGCCAGAGAGACAAAGGGCttgctgcttaaagtggttgtaaaccctttacaaccacttttacctacaggtaagctcaaaatatctcctaaacctccacggtttggGAGTTATTTGCAAAAAGGGCGGGCGCCGAtgtctactgcgcatgtgccgtagacatcggcacatgtgccgtagacattggcgcaggcgcactttagaaaccttTAGAAATGGTGATCATGCATTTTCTAAAGGTGATCGTGCCATGACTGGAGGCTCCTGCGCACATGCCATCATCAAGGCtctggccaatcagaggaagagGTTGAAAGATGGACGATTCGTGGAGGTGAGAAAATTTGGGACATGGCAGGCTTCGGTtttaggtaagtgacacataatgggctacaatgcgatgcatagtagccaattatgctttacctttgcagggaaacaaagaggaagtaaaaccctttaggggtttacttcctctttaaaacgaTATTAAACAGAGAAGTATTAATTGGCATAATTCATTCACATAAATCATATATATCATGCcactctattttgtttttaaaaaatcctCTAATTACCTCATTCCTGCAGCGCTGTTGTGTGGGCACCTGATCTTTTCCTGTTCTTTGACATCTTCCGGGAAATATCTTTGAGGACAGGCTGATGCATGCTCTCTACAGTGTGAGTTTCTGTTTGGCCCAGAGGACACCCAGGATGCcaggcgcatgaattacagcggcagggtgttttttgaagcacctaattagagccagaggctctaataggcttcaaaatagggtggacttgtggcacagagcattgcactcagaccccacccaggtgtgttagataagcaaattaatatttgcttttctaacactgaatcgcctcttCGCCAATCAGGAAGCCTGTGTCTGATACCCGTTTCCCGATTATCTGAAAGGTCAGGCGATACTTTTGGACGCCTTGGTGGAGGAGAAGTAGGATACACGGCGGAAGCCACCATGGTCCAcaccacaggggggggggaagctgccgTACatgctgcctgcctgcctgcttccTAGATAGGGGTAAGTGTGGAGTTTTAAGGCCTGGCCTGGAAGGATTCTACCATAGGCGAGATTGGAGGAGGCTTTCCTGAGGGGCAGCGGGAGCCAGGAGACGACAGTGTACTGCAGCATGGGGCAAGATACATACAAGGGAAAAGACTGCCATAGGTAGCAAGTCTCTCTGGAAGATAGCGTAGTGCTCAAATCTTACCTCCTTGCCCTGGGAGATCTCCAGAAGGGCAGTCGGGTAGACTAGTGAGGAGGGTCAATAGGGTGGACTggtgaagaggagcagccaggtgggctggtgaatAAGCAGCCAGGTGGTATAGTATTTCCTGCAGAAGGTACAATTGGAATCCGTGTCTATAAAGGAGCTGGAGGTACTTCAGGAGGCAGTCCACAACCAACACTTTGTCCTACTTCTACAAGGGACATaggctcggtttactcggcaagaaccagcaagaaaactgcttgccgagtaaaccaagcgtgtgaacgaggctttcaggtttctcgtcgagaaaactgcccaaaatctcaacgagaaaaatagaaaacatgttctctattttctcgttgtgattctcagtagtgttttcctgccgagaaacccaagagtgtgtatacttacctgtcgccgtggaactgactcgaaatgactttgacgcatgcgcggtagcttcctaggcatcggtagggtgcagcaagatggcggcaacagcatcgaatgtgaggagcgcatgctcgttgtaccacgggttcttttgaaaggagtgtctgtacactcaggcggtaagagattcttgccaagaatctcgtcaggaaaaacaatgtttttttcctgacgagattctggcctgtgtgtacagggcttagctacttgccgaccgcccaccgtcgttatacgtcatcactttaaagatgaatatctcggtaacggcagcagctgctgccacaatcaagatattcatctcttcagtgggcggtccggtacacgataacggcggtctccgcggcggattcgccgcgagatcgacgttatcggtggcgggagagggcctcccgccgctctcccgcaccctccgctgcttaccgtagccgtcggtagcggcggaggcgatcgggaccgttcggctggtgactggggacgagactgaaggaaaaatctccttcacccgtccccatagctctgctgggcggaagtgacgtcaaaacgtcagtcccgcccagtgtcttaaagcaacattttttttgtcatttgaaaaaattacatttacaaattttttttttttttttgcatttaagcctaaatatgagatctgaggtctttttgaccccagatctgatatttaagaggacctgtcatgcttttttctattacaagggaataaaagtgataatttttttattttttttatttcagtgttaaaaattgtaaaataaataaaaataaatgcgaaaacccctaaaaaaattttttaaagcgccccgtcccgacgagctcgcacgcagaagcgaacgtatacgcgagtagcgcccgcatatgaaaacggtgttcaaaccacacaagtgaggtatcgccgagatagttggagcgagagcaataattttagccttagacctactctgtaactcaaaaaatgcaacctgtagaattttttaaacattgcctatcgagatttttatgggtaaaagtttgacgccatgccatgagcgggcgcaatttttaagcttgacatgttgggtatcattttactcggcgtaacattatctttcacaatatataaaaaaattgggccaaatttattgttgtcttatttttttatttaaaaaagtgatttttttccaaaaaaagtgcgcttataagaccgctgcgcaaatacggtgtgacaaaaagtattgcaatgactgccattttattctctagggtgttagaaaaaataaatatataatgtttgggggttttaagtaattttctagcaaaaaaaatgttttagtctcgtaaacaccgaatctgaaaaacaggcccggggctaaagtggttaagagtTCCTAGCCTATAAGGGGAATTTGCATCTTTTAGGAGACTGCCAGTACCGAAGAGTGGAGAATCTGAGTTGAAGCTGTACATAGGGAGGAAGTTGGCCCCCTCAGGCAGACTGGGGCGACGTCATTTGATGTCATCCCAGAACAACAGAGCATTCCACCCGCCATCATTTGTCTATATGGCACGCAGGAGGTAGTTATGGATGTCTTTTCAGTGTAGCATTAGTATGTCCAGCAGACTATTCTTGTATATTACACGATAATGAACCACCGCCTAACACAGTCTCTATAAATCACTGCGCCCTATAATTTATTTTTCACAGGAGCCACAGACGGCATTGGTAAAGCATACGCAGAGGAATTGGCAAGTCATGGTATGAACATCATCCTGGTTAGCCGCAACCCTGAGAAACTGAAGAAAGTATCTGAAGACATTGCTGCGACTTACAAAGTAAAAACTCAGTTCATAGTGGCTGATTTCAGCCTGGGACGTGAAGTCTATCCGCATATTAAGGAGGCTCTGAGAAATGTAGAAGTGGGTATTTTAGTTAACAATGTTGGAGCGTACAATGAGTATCCACAGATCACTACAGAGGTTCCAGAAGAAAAACTATGGGAAATTATTAATGTCAACATTGCCGCAGCTGTCATGATGGTTCATATCGTTCTCCCAGGGATGGTACAGAGGAAGAGAGGAGCCATTGTCAATGTGTCCTCTGCAACTTCTTGCAAACCCACCCCTCTAATGAACATGTATGCATCTTCCAAGGTAAAGTATCTACCTGACTAACTGCTGGAAAATAAGAAGTATAATTGACTAATGCCTTCATTTaaagtgtactgtatgtaaaccCAATTACTATAATCTCATATAGGCTTTAACgttatatttcaatatttttttaaatatttgaaaGCTGAAGCTTTCAATATAGTGGCACTAaactcttttttctttgtttaaaaaatctctaatgccgcgtacacatgtaatttccgacaacaaatgttccatgtgagcttgttgtcggaaaatccgaccgtgtgtaggctccatcggactcgGCTCTCGGAATTTCTGGCAACAAAtgcttgagagctggttctcaatttttccgacaacaaaagttcttgtcagaaattccgatcatctgtagccaattccgacgctcagaaccaatttgacgcatgctcggaatcactgaacttcatttttctcggcttgtcgtagtgttgtacgtgaccgcgttcttgacgttcagaatttcctacatttgtgtgaccgtgtgtatgcaacacaaatttGAGTGAACAATGCGTCTAAAAAAACAcatggttttgatgtcggaatgtccgatcgtgtgtacgcggcataggtaTTGTTTTCAGGCCTCTTTTTGTCCCTTGTATGCTGCCTCACCTCCACTGATGTACCTCACTGCTAGTAGTGCAGAGCGAGCAGTGTCGTTAATTTGATAATAATGCTCTATGTGTAGTAAAATTCCTAATAGAGCTGAATGTGTCTGCATGAAGATGTGTAGTCCATCCCCGGGATGAACAGGAGAAGGTGGCTATGTTCACATACCCAAGGTTTACCTATagatagtggaaatatctcctaaacgtgcaccgatTAAGAGATATTTCACTTGCAGTGCGCTAATGCCGTCATGTGCTGTGAAGAAACAGACCTCCgtgccgtttcttccccagcGTGTGCCATAACCGACAGCTCCCgtacgcatgtgcgggagtgacgtcaggcGGCTCCGGGCAGTCACAGAGTCGGAGTCCGCGGCCCCGCAAAGAAGAGGGGCGAAGATGGCACAGCGGAAGGCGCGGGCTTCGTTTGAAGGTAAGTGTCaactgaaactctgctttaactctGCTTTAACTTTAACGGAAATACTGAACATAACAAGCACAGTAATGCCTCAGTAAGCACTTGTTCACTAGGGataagctttatgttcgggtttaagcattatttaaatcactgctcccgtaaaaaacggcggaggaagcctattttttaaatgtatctgcctttgagaatcggcgtaaagatacgacggcgcagatttgaaattacggcggcgtatctggagatacgccgccgtatgttgttgctgaatctagcatattaaccacttcccgaccgccgcatgtagatatacgtcggcagaatggcacggacaggcacatcaacgtacctgtacgtgcctgcctaggtgtgggtcgggggtcagatcaggacccccccgctacatccggcggtcgggttccctcggggagcgatccgggacgacggcgcggctatttgtttatagccgctccgtcgtgatcgctccccggagctgaagaacggggagagccgtatgtaaacacggcttccccgtgcttcactatggcgctgcatcgatcgagtgatcacttatatagggagactcgatcgatgacgtcattcctacagccacacccccctacagttgtaagcacacactaggtgaacactaaatcctacagcgccccctgtggttaactcccaaactgcaactgtcattttcacaataaagaatgcaatttaaatgcattttttgctgtgaaaatgacagtggtcccaaaaatgtgtcaaaattgtccgaagtgtccgccataatgtcgcagtcactaaaaaaatcgctgatcgccgccattagtagtaaaaaaaatataattaataaaaatgcaataaaactatcccctattttgtaaacgctataaattttgcgcaaaccaaccgataaacgcttattgcgatttttttaccaaaaataggtagaagaatacgtatcggcctaaactgaggaaaaaaataaattttatatatgtttttgggggatatttattatagcaaaaagtaaaaaatattttttttttcaaaattgtcgctctatttttgtttatagcgcaaaaaataaaaaccgcagaggtgatcaaataccaccaaaagaaagctctatttgtggggaaaaaaggacgccaattttgtttgggagccacgtcgcacgaccgcgcaattgtctgttaaagcgacacagtgccgaattgtaaaaaccccttgggtcatatagcagcatattggtccggtccttaagtggttaacctttaaaattagcacttttgatttttcatgttcatgtcccatagactttagcggtgttcgtgtgttcgaactaattttttgcctgttcgcatgttctgctgcaaatcgAACcgtggggtgttcggctcatccctactctttaatagggatgagccgaacaccccccccccccgcagttcggtttgcaccagaacatgcgaacaggcaaaaagttctagcgaacatgtgaaccctattaaagtctatgggacacgaacataacaaaaatctaaagtgctcattttaaaggcttatctgcaagttattgccataaaaagtgtatgggaacCCGggtaaaatgaaatattcctttaaatattgtgtctGGGGGGgtgcccttagtctgcctgtaaagtggtgcatctgtgcaatgtgtagaacagtgccgcagaaaaatgtaatttctaaaggaaaaaatgtaattaaaactttcttgcggctgtaatgtattgccaacTTCTGGCAAAACAGatgaaaaatcaagaaaaaaaaatcggcatggggaacgcctcggcaaaaaaatacaaataaaaaaagccgTTGGattccccccaaaatctataccagaaccATTATCCTAGCaagcagcctggaggacagaatggggggggggggcaagtgagcgccccccccccaaaccataccaggccacatgcccatgttgatggggacaagggtctcgtcctgacaaccctggccatttgttgtcggggtctgcgggtgggggggcttatcggaatctggatgaaaagtgtcataaaaaaaaatgtcaaaaagtaaaaaccacaatagacagtttttgGCAATTCCTTttattaaccatttaaggaccgggCCTCTTTCTGagttttggtgtttacaagttaagaaaattacttagaacctccaaacattatatatcattttgttttctaacaccctagagtataaaatggcagttgttgcaatactttttgtcacaccgtatttgcgcagcggtcttacaaaagcactttttttaattaaaaaataagacaacagtaaagttatatattgtgaaagataatgttacgccgagtaaattgatacccaacatgtcacgcttcaaaattgcgtccgctcgtggaatgccgacaaacttttaccctcaaaaatctccataggcgacgtttaaaaaattctacaggttgcatgttttgagttacagagaaggtctagggatagaattattttcatatgcgggcgctactcacctaTGCGTGCACTTCTGCACACAAACTCGGCGGGATGTggcgcgtttaaaaaaaaaatcgtatttattttcccttttattttacatttttacactgttcttttaaaaaaatgattgtgtcacttttattcctattacaaggaatgtaaacatcccttgtaatagaaaaaagcatgacaggacccctTAAACAtgatatctggggtcaaaaagacctcagatctcatatttacattaaaatgcaataattttttttatgtccctttaagagctatgggcggaagtgacgttttgacgcctGCGCTGTCTATTGtctacactgactacactgtataataataatctagCTCAAgttctttcactctcctccacGTATCACACTACATACGGCCgccgtgtaagcagccttatatagtgtggggcgttgacttagccccctgagcaattggccaaaggcaccctgcctccttgtgattggccaaagcatgcaggtcaggtgcatgctttgaccAATCGGCAGCCGTCAATGCATTGCGacctcgcagtgcattatggggcactgCACGgtgttcgaatttgccgcaaacgccCCATATGTCCAGTTCATCTGCGAACaaacgaacacccgatgttcgagttgaacttacGTTCGATTCAAACATCAGGACCATCTCtagtctttaacctccctggcggtatgattctttcagaaaaaaggtgctgaaagcggtaccaatatttgcaaggaaatttggcgttttatactgtaggcctgtaatttttaggaataactcacttaaatctgaccaaacaagagtcttgtaggcatcccgggtatgaatttaaaaaaaataaaaattataaattataatataataaataattataaataattataacaaataataatttaattataataaaaattattcaatattgtaatcaactcaaaatcactgaaatttgctcagttgcagaattgtcgctgtcattacttttttttttttatgacgaatttccccacaaatcgctatcgcacaattctgcaagtgattataatttattatcgctgttttctagctgttctaaaaccatttttgacataaaaagacacttttggttgctatggacaatctacagtttgcaggcagaaagaacagtttttattttatacaagtacatgcaggacactgggcagaccactagggacaaggggggtgtgtatgttttacatacagtactgtaatctataagattatagtactgtatgtaatgtgtttgtttacgtttttgaatttggcgccgttctccgctcccgtgcgtcgtaacgtcgcagggaacggagatcggcggcacaggaggacactgtgtgaatcgagcgaggtcccgctcgctcacacagcgcggtggcatcgctggatccagggacaaggtaagtaaaccaagcctgtggatccagcgaggcgagcccgagtctgactcggggttaccgatcctagcacaaattctaaccccgagtcagactcgggaacaccgccaggggggttaatagtgTGACTCTAGCCACATCAGGCCATAAGAATAGTATTAAAAAAATCTCACAGGGCCCCTTCACATTTGTGcgttgctgcaatgcacactaaAACATGTATTTCTGCAAAACATGGCAATGTACAGTAGCTGTTCTATCTGCATTGTGGTGTCATTTATTGTGAATGATAAATTAGATTCACTATTAACATGGACACAGAAAAACACACATGTAATTTTTTCAGAATAATCAaatggtaggaatctgcaacaaagtttgttgaaATCCCtgaaatgtacatagatcacccagaggagaatgtttttctcaacaaaagtggagttactctttaagtatacagtggaacctcggtgtaagagtaacttggtttgagagcgttttgatttgcgaacAACTTTTTTCTTAagttctgactcggtttgcgagtgttgactcgcaagaca contains:
- the LOC120917668 gene encoding inactive hydroxysteroid dehydrogenase-like protein 1; protein product: MEGFGFSGVTEIVNEMYKIPVLISKGMFQLYSSHMEILAVVGGCFIIWNVSRFLHFWYSMIQQYAIPCFLSRTKHIRQYGEWAIVTGATDGIGKAYAEELASHGMNIILVSRNPEKLKKVSEDIAATYKVKTQFIVADFSLGREVYPHIKEALRNVEVGILVNNVGAYNEYPQITTEVPEEKLWEIINVNIAAAVMMVHIVLPGMVQRKRGAIVNVSSATSCKPTPLMNMYASSKLLLSYWIPEWLWVSIITFLCNSARMVRNQKPVKL